One genomic segment of Homo sapiens chromosome 14, GRCh38.p14 Primary Assembly includes these proteins:
- the RTN1 gene encoding reticulon-1 isoform D (isoform D is encoded by transcript variant 5), producing MPFLPAIDLLYWRDIKQTGIVFGSFLLLLFSLTQFSVVSVVAYLALAALSATISFRIYKSVLQAVQKTDEGHPFKAYLELEITLSQEQIQKYTDCLQFYVNSTLKELRRLFLVQDLVDSLKFAVLMWLLTYVGALFNGLTLLLMAVVSMFTLPVVYVKHQAQIDQYLGLVRTHINAVVAKIQAKIPGAKRHAE from the exons ATGCCATTTCTACCAG CTATTGACCTGTTGTATTGGCGGGACATCAAGCAGACGGGCATCGTGTTTGGGAGTTTCCTGCTGCTGCTCTTCTCCCTGACCCAGTTCAGCGTGGTGAGCGTCGTGGCCTACCTGGCCCTGGCCGCACTCTCAGCCACCATCAGTTTCCGCATCTACAAGTCTGTTTTACAAGCAGTGCAGAAAACCGACGAAGGCCACCCTTTCAA GGCCTACTTGGAGCTTGAGATCACCCTTTCTCAGGAGCAGATTCAGAAGTACACGGACTGCCTGCAGTTCTACGTGAACAGCACACTTAAGGAACTGAGGAGGCTCTTCCTTGTCCAGGACCTGGTGGATTCCTTAAAA TTTGCAGTCCTGATGTGGCTCCTGACCTACGTTGGCGCTCTCTTCAATGGCCTGACCCTGCTGCTCATGG CTGTGGTTTCAATGTTTACTCTACCTGTAGTGTATGTTAAGCACCAG gcACAGATTGACCAATATCTGGGACTTGTGAGGACTCACATAAATGCTGTTGTGGCAAA